A region of Deinococcus rubellus DNA encodes the following proteins:
- a CDS encoding polysaccharide deacetylase family protein: protein MGTSLAQPAPGQIQPVAPGTRTAPRLQTLALTPPLPEVKTVEVLSNGFVRAAHAIILLSGAQTTDGRATQLALLAAERTYRAAPDLLEVDVSVYRAKGYAGFGGPLPLLTLSVPRERLATVRTSVQTDQYDRIWINPQIDTPEVIAPPAKLLEKVPVFVGSRAEQLKQQLQQSLSHARGGVRGGLLFQGPSSRRQVALTFDDGPHPLYFPLVLDLLRRADVKATFFLIGRNAVAYPYFVQDLVRGGFEIANHTFHHVRLPSLSTLQIKTELSSTNTLLTQLGGQNVLYFRPPGGRYSTRVLNIARQLGLTTVFWTDDPGDFQNPGVETVEARFGKRLRPGGIILLHDNALDGLLALPDLLKVARQRGYTVTTVGALGR, encoded by the coding sequence ATGGGTACATCTCTCGCTCAACCTGCTCCCGGCCAGATTCAACCGGTTGCGCCCGGCACGCGGACTGCTCCGCGCCTTCAGACCCTCGCTCTCACCCCACCTCTCCCTGAAGTAAAAACCGTGGAGGTGCTCAGCAACGGCTTTGTTCGGGCTGCCCACGCCATCATTTTGCTGTCCGGCGCTCAGACCACCGATGGCCGGGCCACCCAGTTGGCGCTGCTGGCCGCTGAGCGCACGTACCGCGCCGCACCCGATCTACTGGAGGTGGATGTCAGCGTGTACCGTGCCAAAGGCTACGCGGGCTTCGGTGGCCCGCTGCCGCTGCTCACCCTCTCGGTGCCACGTGAGCGCCTGGCGACGGTGCGGACCAGCGTCCAGACCGACCAATACGACCGCATCTGGATCAACCCGCAGATCGACACGCCGGAAGTGATTGCTCCGCCTGCCAAGCTGCTGGAGAAAGTGCCGGTATTTGTCGGCAGCAGGGCTGAGCAACTCAAGCAGCAGTTGCAGCAGTCACTGAGTCATGCCAGGGGCGGCGTGCGCGGCGGGCTGCTGTTTCAGGGGCCTTCGTCACGGCGGCAGGTGGCCCTGACCTTTGATGATGGGCCGCACCCGCTGTACTTTCCATTGGTGCTTGATTTGCTGCGCCGTGCTGATGTCAAAGCCACCTTCTTCCTGATTGGGCGCAACGCGGTCGCCTACCCTTATTTTGTGCAGGATCTGGTGCGCGGCGGCTTCGAGATCGCCAACCATACCTTCCACCATGTCCGGCTGCCCAGCCTCAGCACCCTTCAGATCAAAACAGAACTCAGCAGCACCAACACGCTCCTCACTCAGCTCGGCGGCCAGAACGTGCTGTATTTCCGTCCCCCAGGCGGCCGCTACAGCACCCGCGTGCTGAATATTGCCAGGCAACTCGGTCTCACCACCGTCTTCTGGACCGATGATCCAGGCGACTTTCAAAATCCTGGCGTCGAGACCGTCGAGGCCCGTTTCGGGAAGCGTTTGCGGCCTGGCGGAATTATTTTGCTGCATGACAACGCGCTGGACGGACTCCTGGCCCTGCCCGATCTGCTCAAGGTGGCGAGACAGCGGGGTTACACAGTGACGACGGTGGGGGCACTCGGACGCTAA
- a CDS encoding cupredoxin domain-containing protein, with translation MQVSSALLISALLGTALAAPSPVQTKGHAVTLDLIAGQGSANGGMNFNGGAKGNRTFTVPLGSQVTIKFTNMGTLAHSFVIRKGGAAPTDADATDAVFPAAYAPARVEVGIKSGMHQQVTFTAKRAGSYYIVCGVPGHAMAGQYIRLMISKTAKVASFQ, from the coding sequence ATGCAAGTTTCCTCTGCTCTCCTGATCTCCGCACTCCTTGGCACAGCGCTGGCTGCCCCTTCACCTGTTCAGACCAAGGGGCACGCCGTTACTCTCGATCTTATCGCTGGCCAAGGCAGCGCCAACGGCGGTATGAATTTCAATGGTGGGGCCAAAGGCAACCGCACCTTCACTGTGCCGCTGGGCAGTCAAGTCACGATCAAGTTTACGAATATGGGCACCCTGGCCCACAGTTTCGTGATTCGCAAAGGCGGGGCCGCTCCGACGGACGCTGATGCCACAGACGCGGTCTTTCCCGCCGCTTACGCGCCCGCCAGGGTTGAGGTGGGCATCAAATCTGGCATGCACCAGCAGGTCACGTTCACGGCCAAGCGAGCTGGCTCTTACTACATTGTCTGCGGTGTTCCGGGGCACGCGATGGCCGGACAGTACATCCGGCTCATGATCTCAAAAACAGCCAAGG
- a CDS encoding molybdopterin-dependent oxidoreductase: MTTVVLLPIIIAWIQYGLFGLPAVADPVRTFPGSSGFPLWLRTAHYISFVLTLLLIRSGLSILADHPRLYSHQDCTPGSEWIRFTPLTVPTDRLWTAKDDARYISPLWSLPGYRHTIGVARHWHFLSVLFWVLTGVIYVVLLFVQGHWARLVPTYWGILPESWKIFVHYATFHLPAEPDGFYAYQALQQLAYFAVVFVMAPLSILSGLAMSPALDGRFSWYPRLFGGRQGARSLHFLLMVGFSVFLVIHIVLVATTGFVQNMNHIVMGTDTGGPAGWMLGLIGIAAALGVLFAAYWVSWHRPRALQLAARRTVGTLTLRTLDPLTPSAEFTRADISPHFWSNGKLPTSEDWQTLLADDFQNFKLRISGLVDHPVELSLGEIMALGQENHITLHHCIQGWSGVAEWGGLSMSALIELVQPRPEAKVMVFHSFGEGLYGGEYYETLSLKDALHPQCLLAYEMNGERLGANHGAPLRLRAENQLGYKMIKWISSIEFVVSEKEVGQGFGGANEDHEYFDLVPNI; the protein is encoded by the coding sequence GTGACAACAGTGGTACTGCTGCCGATCATCATCGCCTGGATTCAGTACGGGCTTTTCGGTCTGCCTGCTGTGGCTGACCCGGTTCGCACTTTTCCCGGCTCGTCCGGCTTCCCGCTCTGGCTGCGGACCGCTCACTACATTAGCTTCGTGTTGACACTGCTGCTGATCCGCAGCGGACTGTCGATTCTGGCCGATCACCCTCGCCTGTACAGCCACCAGGACTGCACCCCCGGCTCGGAGTGGATTCGCTTCACGCCACTGACAGTGCCCACTGACCGCCTCTGGACGGCCAAAGACGACGCCCGCTACATCTCGCCGCTGTGGAGCCTGCCGGGTTACCGCCACACCATCGGCGTGGCCCGGCACTGGCATTTTCTCTCGGTGCTGTTCTGGGTGCTGACGGGAGTGATCTACGTCGTGCTGCTGTTCGTGCAGGGCCACTGGGCACGGCTGGTACCGACCTACTGGGGTATCCTTCCTGAATCCTGGAAGATCTTCGTTCATTACGCGACCTTCCACCTGCCCGCCGAACCGGACGGCTTTTATGCGTACCAGGCCTTGCAGCAGCTCGCCTATTTTGCCGTCGTATTCGTGATGGCTCCGCTGTCCATCCTGAGCGGGCTGGCCATGTCACCCGCGCTGGACGGCCGCTTTTCCTGGTATCCGCGTTTGTTCGGCGGGCGGCAGGGGGCCAGGTCACTGCATTTCCTGTTGATGGTCGGCTTCTCGGTGTTTCTGGTGATCCACATTGTTCTGGTCGCCACCACTGGTTTTGTGCAGAATATGAACCATATCGTCATGGGTACTGATACTGGTGGCCCTGCCGGATGGATGCTGGGCCTGATCGGCATCGCCGCCGCTCTTGGCGTTTTGTTTGCGGCCTACTGGGTGTCGTGGCACCGTCCGCGTGCGCTGCAACTCGCGGCCCGGCGCACTGTCGGCACATTGACCCTGCGGACACTTGACCCCTTGACACCCAGTGCTGAATTTACCCGCGCCGACATCTCGCCGCACTTCTGGTCAAACGGCAAGCTGCCGACTTCCGAGGACTGGCAGACGCTGCTGGCCGATGATTTTCAGAATTTTAAGCTGCGAATATCGGGCCTGGTGGACCATCCAGTCGAACTCTCACTCGGCGAGATCATGGCGCTGGGTCAAGAAAACCACATCACGCTGCACCACTGCATCCAGGGCTGGTCCGGCGTGGCCGAATGGGGCGGCCTCTCCATGAGCGCCCTGATCGAACTGGTGCAACCCCGGCCTGAAGCGAAGGTGATGGTGTTTCATTCGTTCGGTGAGGGGCTGTACGGCGGCGAATACTACGAGACGCTGTCGCTGAAAGACGCCCTGCACCCGCAATGTCTGCTGGCCTACGAGATGAACGGCGAGCGGCTGGGAGCCAACCACGGTGCGCCGCTGAGGTTGCGGGCCGAGAATCAACTGGGCTACAAGATGATCAAGTGGATCAGCAGCATCGAATTTGTCGTGAGCGAGAAGGAGGTGGGCCAGGGTTTTGGCGGCGCGAACGAGGATCACGAGTACTTTGACCTCGTGCCGAACATCTGA